One region of Pogona vitticeps strain Pit_001003342236 chromosome 1, PviZW2.1, whole genome shotgun sequence genomic DNA includes:
- the LOC144584001 gene encoding transcription factor 15-like produces the protein MMELPCFPSEEELISDFPFWINIDSTDQLSSQPDSFLQGDSTFAGDGTSWLPPPSKSLFPDVQMTLPDLGGQIEQFEGSAELDSSVWVQCGDSDLQHKFQQRLPAHPYKTQRHAANIRERKRMLSINSAFDELRGHIPTFPYEKRLSKIDTLRLAIAYIALLNDILTSGSDPKSYVQKCIKEGYKGKQDAIWNTSDLTARLSWIKWD, from the exons ATGATGGAATTGCCCTGTTTTCCTTCTGAAGAAGAATTGATTTCAGACTTTCCATTTTGGATCAATATAGATTCCACTGACCAACTGTCCTCACAGCCAGACAGTTTTCTACAGGGAGACTCTACATTTGCAGGCGATGGAACTTCTTGGCTGCCTCCACCTTCCAAGTCCTTGTTTCCTGATGTGCAAATGACCCTCCCAGATCTAGGTGGGCAGATTGAGCAGTTTGAAGGTAGTGCTGAACTGGACAGCTCCGTGTGGGTTCAATGTGGTGATAGTGATCTGCAGCATAAATTTCAGCAGCGCCTTCCTGCTCACCCTTACAAGACACAGAGGCATGCTGCCAACattagggaaagaaagagaatgctAAGTATCAACTCTGCTTTTGATGAACTCAGAGGCCACATCCCAACTTTCCCTTACGAGAAGCGTCTCTCCAAAATTGATACCCTCAGACTGGCTATAGCATACATTGCACTGCTTAATGATATTTTGACTTCAGGATCTGACCCAAAATCCTATGTGCAAAAATGTATCAAAGAGGGATATAAAGGTAAACAGGATGCCATCTGGAACACAAGCG ATCTGACAGCCCGCTTGTCCTGGATAAAATGGGATTAA
- the TWIST2 gene encoding twist-related protein 2: MEESSSSPVSPVDSLGTSEEELERQPKRYGRKRRYSKKSSEDGSPNPGKRGKKTSPGVQSYEELQSQRILANVRERQRTQSLNEAFAALRKIIPTLPSDKLSKIQTLKLAARYIDFLYQVLQSDEMDNKMTSCSYVAHERLSYAFSVWRMEGAWSMSASH; encoded by the coding sequence atggaagaaagttCCAGTTCTCCTGTTTCTCCTGTGGACAGCTTGGGGACAAGCGAAGAGGAGCTGGAGAGGCAGCCAAAGAGGTatgggaggaagagaagataTAGCAAGAAGTCTAGTGAAGATGGGAGCCCTAACCCAGGCAAGAGGGGAAAGAAGACCAGCCCAGGTGTTCAGTCATATGAGGAACTCCAAAGCCAACGGATCCTTGCCAATGTCCGAGAAAGACAGAGGACTCAGTCCCTCAATGAAGCTTTTGCTGCCTTGAGGAAAATCATCCCAACGCTGCCTTCTGATAAGCTCAGTAAAATCCAGACTCTAAAGCTGGCTGCCAGGTATATAGACTTCCTCTATCAGGTGCTGCAGAGTGACGAGATGGACAATAAGATGACCAGCTGCAGTTATGTGGCACACGAGCGGCTCAGTTACGCATTTTCGGTGTGGAGGATGGAAGGAGCTTGGTCAATGTCTGCCTCGCACTAG